A region of Lycium barbarum isolate Lr01 chromosome 3, ASM1917538v2, whole genome shotgun sequence DNA encodes the following proteins:
- the LOC132634265 gene encoding protein SOB FIVE-LIKE 3-like, whose amino-acid sequence MEPKSQIYNDGEECHSSESGWTMYIGSPEDDEMNYEGDFDGYDDDIVGDRKNINEDDDDTDDSMASDASSGPSHIIRNANKSPIPKEKGNGKGGSKNNKASMKNGGIKNQEKGEYSVFSAKGAKVPSNGEKVKKSIWKGKGK is encoded by the coding sequence ATGGAGCCTAAGTCCCAAATTTATAATGACGGGGAAGAATGTCACAGCAGTGAATCTGGATGGACAATGTACATTGGCTCTCCTGAAGACGATGAGATGAATTACGAAGGAGATTTTGATGGATATGATGACGACATAGTAGGAGATCGCAAGAATattaatgaagatgatgatgatactGATGACTCTATGGCTTCTGATGCATCTTCTGGCCCAAGTCACATTATTAGAAATGCAAATAAGAGTCCAATTCCAAAGGAAAAAGGTAATGGAAAAGGTGGCTCCAAGAACAACAAAGCCAGCATGAAGAATGGTGGTATTAAGAATCAAGAAAAGGGAGAGTACTCAGTTTTTTCTGCAAAAGGAGCTAAAGTTCCTTCCAATGGTGAAAAGGTAAAGAAAAGTATTTGGAAGGGCAAAGGAAAATAA